The Falco biarmicus isolate bFalBia1 chromosome 1, bFalBia1.pri, whole genome shotgun sequence DNA segment GTGCTGGCTAAGCCAGTGCAGAGGGGTCAGCGCTCCAGggaaaacacaaagcaataaAAGGCCGCCTTGCTCACCCAGCTCCTGTTTTTCCCAGCATATTTCTGCCCACATTAAATTAGCCTTGAAATACTGTGCCCAACActtactaacttttttttttcccccctggaTAATTTTTTGCAGATGTTAAGTGCTGCCAGACAAcccaagggaggaaaaaaaaaaataaaaaatcaggaCTGGTGGTTTCATGAGTTACTGGGAAGAGATCTTGCCCAAGCCTGTATTTTGGGGGCGTGGGGTGGTGGCACTTCATATGGAGGATATTTTATGGGCTCTGTTTAGAAAGACAAGGTGGGATCACAGAAAAgttggttaaaaaaattaagcaacaTGTTTCAATGCAGTATTATTGGGTGGCCAGGAGGTGTCCCTGCGAGCTGCGCTGCTCCCGGCAGCACCTTGCCAGTGGTACCCAGGGGGGAGCCGAAGACCACACTGCAGGCAGATGCTTCTGCCATTGCTTCTTCTCTCTAATAATTCTATAGATTCCTGGCATAAAAGCTCACGGATCTCCCTTGCAGGAAGGCTCCAAGCACATGCACAAACCTTGCTTTGCCCAGTAAACTAGAAGAACGGAAAGGGCAACTTTATAAGTGATGTTCCTGGAGAAAGCACAAactacagaaagcagcaaagataAAAGATGAAGAGCTGTATTTGGCCAGGTGCGgatgagaggaaggaaaagggtgTGCAGTTGTTTtattgcaaatacattttagagTTAGGAGTAGTAAAAACAACAAGGCACTGTCACGGCTTTGCTCCTGAAGAGGAAATCAAGTATTATGCTGCTTCACTTCCAAATTTGTGAAAAGATGTCTGGATCTTTGCTCATGATGCAATCTGGGCTCAGACACCTCTTTGCAGCCCAcgctccctccagcccctcctTCCCTTCACCTCCCAGCCCAGTGGTTTGCAGACCCCCACCCCGAGGCTGCGGGTGCAGAAGCAGCTCCAGACCTGACGCCTTGATGGCCCGCGTGGCTGCCGAGTGGCCCAGCTCGAGGGAATGGATGAAGACTTCAGTCATCTTTTCTCCCCCAATGAAGGTGAGCTGCCGGGGGAAGAGTGAAGATGTGGTGCTGAGGAGACCCAGCCAATGTTCACCCCTCCCACTCCTTACTACAGGGAAGAGGTCACTTTGGGAAAATCCTtccatgttttcaaaatgcacCTTTCATCAACTGCCTTGGGTGACACTTGCCTTCAGCTGCACTTCAGACTGTTTTAACAGACCACCAGCAagcaaaacaacccaaaaccctaattttcatttcaagaaaaCTCCCCAGcccactgaaaagaaaacccatgATGAGCCTAACAGCAGGGTCTGGGCATCGCTTTGGGTGACAGTGATCCTGTGACCAGCAGCAACTCTGCttgccacagccctgctgcagccagtcCTGGCCACAGCACCAAAGCAGGCGTTGCAGTCGTGCATTCACCCCTTCCCACCATGTCCACCCCCTGCACACAGTGTGGCATGGAAAACAGGCTCCATGGAGGGGCTCGCTTTGGAAAGCAGAGTACCAGAGGAACTTCCAGTGGTGTGGATAACCCGTCAGGAGTTTGACTGACAGGAGTCACTTTGTGTCATGGGGAAAGGTATTTGGATGGAAAACTGCTTGTGTGACGCAGGGATTGTCTGGGCAGGACCTGCATGCTCTCAGTCCCTGAGCCAAAGCCCCATGGGCACCCAGGGAATAAGAGGAGATGTGCCTCACCAGCACGTGGTGGCTGTGCCACAGCCCCAGCGCTTCACAGGCAGGTGCCAAGTTGGTGGCACAGGTAaaagcccccccccctcccgctcACCAAAGCAGGGCTGAGCCCTTTGCCTACCTCCGTCTGGtagagctgcagcaggacagggcgGGTGGCGAAGCGGCAGTAGTAGAGGATCATGTCTGCCAGGATGGGCAGCTGCTCCTGGGAGTCCTCCTGGGGCTCAGCCTCCAGCTTGGCAGACTGTGGTGAGAGTAAGTCACAAGCCTGATGGGGTACATGGTACCCACAGTCCAGTGCCAAGAACtgcccatcccaccacaccagGGAGAGAAACCCTCCTCCTGACCACCAGGAACCCCCATTTTCATCCCATATCCCTGGAGGACACCCTTCTGCACAGGACTGTGGTGGCCAGAAGCTCTCCAGATCCCCTGTACCTTGGGGAAGGGGGATGCCAAGACCTACCAGCTGGCACACACGTACCTGACACAGCACATCCATGGGCAGGTTCATCAGCCCAAGAACATTGCGCTCGTACCATGGGTCCAGCATACCGATGTAGTGGGAGATGTCATTGGTGCTgctctccatcccagccaaGCTGTGATCCTGAAACGAGACACACTGGGGTCACTCTGAGCCCCCCACCCAGGCTCCTCAATCCACACCTGGGGCTGGTGGAAGGGACGCCAGTGCTCCCCTCAGCCTGCCCTGCCGACCTCCACACACACCGCTTTCAGGGCCAAGCAGAGGACTGGTGGCACCCCAagccctgcagtgagcaggacACCTACCACCTGTGCTGAAGAGCGGAGCTGTGGgtcccccagggatggggagggatgCATCAGCGGGGTTGATGGAGCCAAGCAGCTCCTCTTCACGGGGACGTAGAAAAATTGCAGTTTGAAGTACCTTGTCAGTGAGGGGCAGGTGCTCTCCTTGAGCCTAGGGAGAAGGTGGGAGAGGGCTGGGTGAGCAAAGCCCTCCACAGTGTCCCAGCAGGGCCAGGTTCCTGCAGCCAGACCCCCTGCACTGCCCAGCTCACCTGAGGTTGCTGTAGGCTCGGGCCACTTTCCCCGAGATGCGGTCGGAGCCGAAGACCACAACACGCAACGTGGACACCTTGGCATCCTCATCGTAGCTGAGGAAGGGCCGCCGGTGGAGGCTGAGGCACCgcggggcgagcggggccggCAGCCGCTGGCTCAGGACGTGCTGCGGCAGCGAGTGGGCACGCCGGGAGCGCGCCGGGATGCGGTGCTTGGCCTGGGGCGTGCACAGGCTCTCAGCCCGGCGCAGGGGCAGCGAGAGCGAGCCCATGTCTGGGCAGTCCTTCAGGTCCCTCCTCAAGACCAGCTGGCTTTTGCTCTTGAACAGTTTGTAGATCTTGTTGGTCAGCGTCTGTCTGTATTTGTGGTGGGTCTTCTCCACCTTCAGCTCCGGCCGCCCCACCATGTCCAGGGAGCTCTCGTCGCTGTCCTCCGCGTACCCGCTGTCCATGCAGTCCTTCAGACTGGAGACAAATGACTTCAGGGACTTTCTGGAGACCACCGTCAGCTCTGAGATGGAGTCCTTGGAGGTGGTGAAGAGGGACACTCGCGAGGGCTTAGATCCCTCCTCCGACAGCACTGAGTACACAGAGTCTTTGGAAATGGTGCAGATGGGGGAAAGCAGCGAGTCCCGCTCGGGGGAACAGCCATCGGtttctacctcctcctcctcctcctcttcatcctcctcGTTCTCAGAGGCCATGGGCTCAACAACACTGCACTCTTTGCTGAGGACATCGTTGAGGATATCTGAAAGGCAACCAGAGGGAGATCGTGTCTGGCACGGGCTCCAGCGTAACCACTGGAAACGCGATGACCCCAGACAGCGCTACTACTACAGCATGGCCAGTGCTCTCTTTGGTCCTGCACCGTTTCAAACAAGGAGCTGAAAATCTCCTATGGAACGTTTTTAGATTTCTATACGGTGCTCAGAtgcaatgcaaaacaaaacGTATGTCTCTCCTTGAGGTTACGTTCTGTTTGGGTTCTCAAAAGGCAAACACCAGTTGGGGTTTGCTTCCTTCCTACACAGATTTCACAACACGCCCGTGTCCGATCCAGGTGTAACCAGAGGGCAGggggaaagcaaagcatttgGCTGATGAAGCCCCAAATCACCCCACTGCAGGTGGCCTCCTGGAAGGCTGCGCTGCTCACTGCAGAGCCCAAGCCAGAGCTCTGGTCCAGCTTGCTGGGGTCAGCAGGCAATTAACACTAAAACTTCAGGGGAACCGGGTCTTTCAGGAATAGGGAAGCTGGagagcccagctcagcagaaagGGAAGCCACTGCTTCCCCTgaaaaactgctgcagctgagccaaAAGCATGGCAAagctcctcatccatccctgctgtggggggtgggaagagctGTAACGTCCAAGGGGTCTCAACCCCACAAAGCCCTGACATCTCAGTGCGGTCAGCCTTTTCTAGCAACAATTATTTCCAGGGCACAAGCAAGGTTTACCCCTTGCAGAAGAGCTTTCTACCGAACAAGGTCTTCTCCCTACCAACATCCCCACAGACTCGGGTGCAACAAACCTCTTCCAGCTTAACAcaaggcacagctctgcccaggaGATCAAGCCCTGCATGATTTGTCACTGACAACACGTTTCGGGGCCACCAGTGTCTTGTGTCCACTGCTTGGATGAGGGCTCTGCTTGGGATCACAGCAGGCATCATGCCCGAGCCGACACCCACATCCTCTCCCGTCTAGGGGATGGTGGCACCCACCGCATCACCCATCTCTCCCTCCAACACCAACATTTTGTTATTGGCCCTTTCAGGCTCTGGCCAAAGTTTGTGCCATGCACCTGGCTGCACGCAACAGCCCCAGCCAAGCTGAAGTGCTGCAACAGGGAGCAGGGGTCTCACTGGGAAGGACAGGGACCCCCTCCACTTACCAAAGTTATCCTGATCCCAGCTGTAAGTGTAGCAGCGAGcggcagggatggggatggtgTGGAGCTTGCGGGGCTGAGCCTCACCTGGGAAGATaggagggagaggagtgagTTTGCAGGGATCCCCGTACTGCTCCCGACAACTCTCCAGCCTGGTGGGAGATGCCACCCACCCCATCCACATGTTTTGGGTGGTCTAGGTCATGCAGAAAACCCATGCTGCTGTCATTATCCCCATGAAGTCATGTGCAGTCGGGATGAGGGCACATTTCACACTTCTATGAGCCATCAGACATCACTGCTACTGTTGGTTTCtgatttaacattttcatgTCACCCACTAAGGCTggacaattattttttgttgttgttgcaatTTTAATGAGAGATTGCAAACCACTTCTGGCTCATCATTTGGTTACAAAATAGCACctgggttggtggtttttttgttgtagcTGTTGTTGCACTGGTTTGAAACTTGGTGCAAaactgctgggggctgctgcaggggctgagccAGCAGAAAATCCTGGAGGAAAGAGGGGCACAGGGGTTTTCTCACCCGTGATGACAGGAAAGGATGCGGCCCCGGCAATATCCCGCAGCGCAGACTGCAGCCGCTCCCGGGCCAGGACAGGGTCGCTGCTGGTGGCTGCAATCTCCTGCGCGTCAGCGGCGCTGGCATAGATCTCTGAGAGCTCTTCCAGTGTCTTGGACTGGGGGGAGCAGAGCCAAGGCAAGAGATGGAGGGGGCCCCTTCACAGAGGCAACACACAGGTCTTGGGGGCAGGATCATTAACTACTACTGGGCAACTCCCTCCCTCCACTACCTCCTACCCCCTTAAGTCCATCACAActtttgcaaagggaaaaaaaaaagtttgaaaacacCTAAGGGGGGTTTTGGTCACAGTTTGTTGCTCCTCCCTCCCAAACACCAAAGCAAAGCGTTTCTCTGATCGAACAGACACTTTTGCTACATTTCAGATCCGGAGGCACTTCCTCTCTCCACTcggaggtggggaagggagtAAAAGGCGAgtgacacacacacatcccaacgtcacaaaacagaagcacagacacacacagtcTAACCCAAGAAGGGAAAGACGTGTGTGCTTCTTACAAGAAGCAGTATCAAAACTTTTGCCAATGAATGTTATTTTGGTCAGGAAATCCAGCAGCCAACTGCATGAAACTGCTCCTGGTGGCATTGTGGCATCACCGAAGGTCTCGCCACCAGTGCCTACCTTCAGGAGGTGATGCAGGCTGTCCAGGTCGCAGTGGGTACCGAAGTTGGCCTGGTAGAGATGCTCAAGGAGCACGACGAGCGTGGCGTGCTGCGGCTGCTCGCTGCTGCTCAGCTTCTCGGCGATGGAGAGGAACTCGCTCCGCACCTCGGAGCGGTTGAGCAGCAGCACGGTCCTGGGGACAAGGGGACTGCGGTTAGGCCAGGTAGCCAGGCTTGGAGGCTGGTGGCACATGAAACTCCCAGATAAATTCACACTAGATGGCAGTGTCCTCACGCGCCGGTCACGGCTGGAGGGTCTCGGGGCTGTGCAGGGGTGACAGAcccagctgcagtgccagctgCGGGCAGGGAGTAGGTAATGGATGAGCATCCTCCACCCTGCTCCTCAGCACCATCCCTGGCACCATCTCTTCTGCCGCATCCCCAATGTGACCAGCCCAATAATCGTGCAATCAAACCCAGACAGGGCTCTGGCCCAGCAGCCTGTTGTCCTAACTGGACATCCAGCATGCACAGTGAAGGGGAGGGATAAACAATGAGTGGCCCCCAAAACATCCTACTCTTGCAAGATGCAGGTGAGAGCATCCACAGGCTTTGAATTCTCAAACCTGCAGCCCAGACTGCATGTGCTTCTGCTCATGGATGACAacagtcacagaatcacagaggggtgggggttggaagggacctctggagttCATCTGGtcctaaagcaggttcacctagagcagttgcacagaattgcatccaggcaggttctgaatgtctccagagaaggagacctTGCTGAGCAAAACCGGCTCTGAATTAAGGATGTGCTCTGGTGTGCTTGGTTCTAGAAAGCTCAGGCAATGGGCAGAATCTTTTAACAGGCCCAGTGTTCAGCCTGTGTACAGCTTTGTGCCAGGTTGTCAGGGCTCTTCATGCAAATACAGCCATCCTGCTGCAAGTCATCAGTGATTGCACTTGCACCACTATAAGCATGTAGGGCAGCGGAGCTGCACTGGGGAAGCAACACTGCAGCACCAGCGCAGCTGGGTGGGATACAGGTGCAGATCCAGAGCTGCATGGCACAAGTGGACAAGCCAGGAGAGCAGGACACCCCTCCTGCACAGAGTGGAGGTGGCTGTGCACAAAGGactgtccctggggctgggactgCGGCCACAAGGGCATGCACTGCCCAGGCTCATTTTCCTATTAACAAATGAGGTGCCCTGGCAGAAGGAAAGGTTCAGCCCTCGAATAAGGTGCAAAGTCTGACTGTGGTCAGAGCTGCAAGGCTTTCATTAATTGTTGCACTAGCACAGACTCACTTCTGACCCCCTTTGGGGTGGCAGCTCCCAAACATGCAGATCAAAGCATCTCCTGGCTGTTCTTCAACTTACGCCAAGATCAGCAGCTCTCCATAGAGGAGactctgccttccccagctggggagCCCACAGACCCTGACCCATGGCTGTGGAAATGCCACAGCCACTTTCCTTGATCCCTTCCACAGCTCAGCCCATCTATCCAGCTCTTCTCCCCAGCACGCACCACTACACCTTTGAGATACTGCTCActgcagccccactgctgcTTAAGCAGTGCGAGATGGTGGCGATGCCAAGAGTGGCACAGCCAGGCCCATGGCCACACTTACACGGTGGAGCTCTGGTAGTTCTTCacaggcagcccctgctctgTCCTCACCAGCCTCTGGAAAGAGATCCCTGGGGGAGAGAGTAGAGCACATGAGACACGGCACCACTGCAGACCGCCCTGACTTCGTCTCCAGGACAGTGCTGACCTGGCCAAGCCACTGCCCAGCATGGGCACGGCAGCACTGAAAGTCCTCAGGGGGACAAGGCACAGCCACCGTGTAAGGGGACCAGCCCAGGAGCAAGGGAGCCTTGGGATGTAAAGGATGAAAGCCCAGAGCGATGGGAAAGCAGCCAAAGGACGGGACAGGAGTGTGGCTCCATCTCCAgtcccctctgctccactgctgATGCGGGATGTGAATTACACGGATGATATTTAGCAGCTTCCACATTTGCATTAGTTCCCCAGGCCCCGGATCTCACTTATGGACAGCAGGTCACTGCCACCTTTGCCCCTGCAGACACAGaccccacaccagccccagcagaagAGAGGCTAGCATGGGCAGCCCACATCCCTGGATGCATCCCTGGGACCATCCCATCAGGATCCCAGCCAGGTGACATCAGATGGACCTGGGCTGGGtggcaacagcaaaacccaTGTCACCCCCAAACAGCAGGACTGGGGTACATCTTGGGAAAGATTTTATGGTGTCAGTAAGATCCAGCACCTTTattgctgcaggcagccacctcccagccccagctgctgctcaacAGCCCAGGAGCAGCACCCACGGTGGGGCCAGCACCCATGGACAGCTCATGTTGATCCACACAGGCCCCCTGGTTATGGCAGCGTTCACCCCTCTTGCAGGGGCATCAGCCCCAGTTTGTAGGTAAAAGCTATTGCATTCTTGGCAAATACTGACAGCAGCTTGTTATCAGTTAATATTTACCCTCATCTcaataaaaagcttttacttCAGCCTCGCGGCAGGTCACTGAGGCTGTGCAACAAGCGTGTAAGGTCCTGGCCACCTTACCAGCAGAGGACACGTTTTCACTGTTCTTGGCTTCAGTTGCAGGCAGAGGCCACGGCAAGgggctccccagcccaggccaACACCTCCCACGGCATCTTTTGCCAGGGGCGGGGGAATCTCTTATACTTGTAGGAGGGGAAAAGCTTTTGGACCAAAGTCATCAGTTCACACAGCCTCAGGCACCAGCGATGGTGGTGATAACACAAGAGCAGGATGTAGCAACCCCCCACCAGCACTGGGGCTTTCCCAGTGGTCTGTAAAGCATGGCCCCAACTGGTGTCACAACAATAAATGACCTAGAAGGAGCTGGGGGAGTCCacggctgcagcagcacaggaccaGCATCCCCATGTGTGCGCTGGCCAtgcagctctgggctggagGCTGGACACAGCACAGGAGCCCAGCCAGACCTTGCCTGCTGGCCGTGGCCATTTATGCTGGTGAAGCCTTGCACTCGGGGTAAATCAGCCAGTCCCATGCCCACACTGCAgagggttttgggttttttttaatttttttttttcctttgaaaggaTCTTTCATCCCATCTGCACCTACAAGCTTCCATCTCCATAGGACATTGCTGCCATGATGGAGACCCTGTGTTTCACATCCCCATCAGGGCTCTCCAAAGCATCTGCCCAGTTTAATGACATGGGGAAGCactcccagccacagcccgtgTACCCACCCAAGGCCCCCCAGGttctgctcagagcaggtcCTGctgccacggcccagcacaggATTAAACAAGGGCTGAAATCTGCTCTGTGTGGTAACAGCTCTCCGTAAGCCACCAAAGGACGGGGAGATGAAAAGAAAGGGCCTTTTAGAAATAATTGGAAGAGCTGCTCCACTGGGAACAACAGGACATCTACGAGGAGTCCTTAATTAAGaggagcactgctgctgccgATAGATGTGCCCAAAGCTGTATCACAAGGTAGTGTCTCCGctgtaaagaaaaagccaaGGAGTCCTATGGAAATCTCCACGCAAGGGCAGGCTTGAAGGCTCCAGCCACCTTGATGCCGATGAATGGACCCACTGTTATCACCCCAGCTACACCACTGAGCACCTCCAACAAaggccagggctgggcaggagcagccagcatGTGCTTTGTCACGGAAAGGACCCACCAGTCTGAAAGGCAGCCAGGAAACAGTTACACATTTTGCTAATTCACACTGGTCCGGAGCTGAGAGTGCCTAGGATGCTCCCACCACCTTGCATGCAAGGCAGCCACTCAAAGCACaacctgccctgctcctgcagaggAATCTGGTCTCACCCTGTGCTGGACTACCAGAGAAAATCACCCAGAGGACGGAGGGCAGAAGTTCTCACCTCCTGGAAAAGCTGAAGTTTGGGATGCACGGTGTGGATGCCACGCTCTAGGGATTCATGAAGCAAGCGGCACATGAAAGAGCAACACTGGCAGAGTGCCAGGAACAAACACGGGCAGTCATGGCAGCAGGTGTTTTGGGggaagcagcaccagcagcacaggaaaaccgtgtggcagggcaggagcgCTTACCGGGAGCCTTGAGCTCGTTGCTGATGAAGGTGAGCAGCTCGCGGAAGATGTCGCAGTAAGGCACAGGCCAGGTCAGGAAGCTGTGGTAGACACTGGCGGCTTTCAGGAGCAGGTCACAGCCCGGTGGGAAGTGGGGAGCCTATGGGGGATGGGAAGACACGGTTAGAAGGACAGCAAGGACACAGGCCTCGAGCGCTGCATAAAAACTCGAGGGTGCAGGCTGGCCATGGGAGGAGCAGAAGCGGATCGGAGCAGAGGGTCACCCCTGACACCCCATCCTCTCCCAAGGAAGGGTCAAAGGATCCCCACCGGGTGCAGCCCCCAGAAACCTCCATCCGCTCTGCACCTCCCCAACCTCCCAGCTGTGGCTCACGTGCCAAAGCCTATATATAAATTTCTCTTTAACACCCCCAGATCCATACAGATGCATCTCACTACAGCCTGTGCTTTTGCAAGATCTGGCAGCAATGATTTCCTCGGGATAATGATGCATtgtgctaataataataataaaaaaagctatttcctGTGAAGGCTCCGCTCCTTCTTTTCATCAGTGCTGCCCATGTATCTTGCACAAGTACAAAgggtaatgaaaaaaaatgtgcccTGTCTGCATGGAGATATTGTCAGTCTACCTTTCTGATTAGCccatctttaaataaaaagcctaAAACACTGAAgctcatttttttcatctttcagctTGTGCAATGGTTGCCTGGTCTTGATCCCTGTAGATTCATACAGGATCCTTTGCTGAGATGAATTGATCGAAGCAGACCATGGTATTTCAGACAAAAGCCACCCCGATGTCGGTGGTTGTTCTGTGTGGCTCCGTGGGACCCCAGACCCTGTGGCCTCCCCAGGGGCTGGGATCAAGCTACGTGCAGCAGCCTCAGGACTTACATACAGGACCGCATAGTagaagagcagagccaggggagTTACGAGATCGTAGTCGCACTTCTCCTGCACCTGTAGGAAACAACCCAAGGGCAGAGGATGAGCCCGGTTGCTCGCCATGAGCGTTACCCAAAAGCAGCCTTGGAGGTGCTGGGAGACTCCCCAGCAGTGCAGCCGGTGCCTGACCCACAGCATCACATCACCATCCCCAGCAGATTCCCTCATCTCCAAGGGAAAATAACCCCTAAAGCCCCAGTCACCCCCACCAACGGGACAGGCAGATAAGCACagactgctgctctgcttttatCCTTGAGAAGCCGATTTGGCCAAGCTCCCAGCCCTCCGATGCTCCCAATCCTTGCAGAGTTGCATGGAAGTGGCTCAAAGCAGGCAGTTTGGAGAGGCAAGCAGGCAGCCTGGCCCCTGCAAGCAGCTTGCAAAGTTCTGCAGCATGGTGCAAACCATGTATTTCTGTCCCAGCCTTTACCACTGAATAGCCAGCAGAATGACTGCACTGAGGGACATAGCGATGGCTCAAGGATATGCTTGCAGACACTGTCTCCTCTTGTTCATGAGCACAGAATGAAGTGCAATAAACCACTATGGAAACCCAAACGTAATAAAACACTATCTACAACTAGATCAAGTCcagacatttaaaagaaatataaattaattaaaccaAATTGTGCTAATTTGAAGTGGTATCGGCTCTGCAGCCCGGCAGCTAGACAGCCTTTCTTCCCCCAGAAATGAAAGGCAGCATTTACCCCATCACATGAATCCCAGCGCTGAGGATTTAGGAAACACATCACCGTTTCCTGCCACATGAAGGGATTCCTCCGAGGTCTTCCTGGCCGCAGCCTGGGGTGACCCTGCTTGACCGACAACGCCTGGAGCTTCTCCAGCACATGATGGGGCTGCGGGTGGCTGACAGGATCAGCCCCGCTGCTGCTTCACCTCCCCACTGGGCTCAACCTGACTGTCGCCTGCCAGGCTGCTACATGGTGCAAACCCTGCCCGCGGTCCCCAgtgccccagctctgcttccagctctgcaggaagcCTAGCAGAGCCACAGCAAAGTTTCCATCAAAAACAACAGGAAACTTTCAATTTGCTCTGATTTGGAGTAGCAGCTCCCAGCTTACACCAGGGGCAGGTCTGGGGAAGGCTGGCTTCGTCTGCGCAGCCCTACAACCCAGGCTGCCCCTGCACAGTGCCAAGCAGCACTTTGGGAAATCAAAACCCTTCCCCCATGGATCTGCGGTGctgcccaaaaagcaggtacCAGAGCTGGGCTTTCCCTTGTAGCCTCCATGTGCTAAAAGCCAGCAGGACACACAGGGCTGGTCCCACCAGAGTTTTGGACCTGCCGACCCAGCATCACCTGACCCCAAGCTCCATTGCCCCAGCAATACCTTACCACAACCCAGCATCACCCACCTAACTCCACAAAACTCCATTCAGAGCAAGCCCCAGAGCTGACACCTCCTCAAAGCCcgcagccctccccagcagcccttcAACTCACCTCTTTGGCCTTG contains these protein-coding regions:
- the PIK3R5 gene encoding phosphoinositide 3-kinase regulatory subunit 5 isoform X2, whose protein sequence is MQHTTCTEDRIYHALERCLHGLSRDAVSSRWAAGLCLNCWSLQELVSRDAGNYLILVEKILGKAKEVQEKCDYDLVTPLALLFYYAVLYAPHFPPGCDLLLKAASVYHSFLTWPVPYCDIFRELLTFISNELKAPGISFQRLVRTEQGLPVKNYQSSTVTVLLLNRSEVRSEFLSIAEKLSSSEQPQHATLVVLLEHLYQANFGTHCDLDSLHHLLKSKTLEELSEIYASAADAQEIAATSSDPVLARERLQSALRDIAGAASFPVITGEAQPRKLHTIPIPAARCYTYSWDQDNFDILNDVLSKECSVVEPMASENEEDEEEEEEEVETDGCSPERDSLLSPICTISKDSVYSVLSEEGSKPSRVSLFTTSKDSISELTVVSRKSLKSFVSSLKDCMDSGYAEDSDESSLDMVGRPELKVEKTHHKYRQTLTNKIYKLFKSKSQLVLRRDLKDCPDMGSLSLPLRRAESLCTPQAKHRIPARSRRAHSLPQHVLSQRLPAPLAPRCLSLHRRPFLSYDEDAKVSTLRVVVFGSDRISGKVARAYSNLRLKESTCPSLTRYFKLQFFYVPVKRSCLAPSTPLMHPSPSLGDPQLRSSAQVDHSLAGMESSTNDISHYIGMLDPWYERNVLGLMNLPMDVLCQSAKLEAEPQEDSQEQLPILADMILYYCRFATRPVLLQLYQTELTFIGGEKMTEVFIHSLELGHSAATRAIKASGPGSKRLGIDGDREAIPLTLQIAYSKTAISGRSHWNDVEKVCTSVNLSKACKKYEELASKTECLNLTMTEVVKRQNSKSKKSFNQISVSQIKVDKVQIIGVQSSFAVCLDQDEQKILQSVTRCEISVCYKPRDSDPFALRRSSLPAQDPSEFHSLLCLPIATFSGPLP
- the PIK3R5 gene encoding phosphoinositide 3-kinase regulatory subunit 5 isoform X1 codes for the protein MQHTTCTEDRIYHALERCLHGLSRDAVSSRWAAGLCLNCWSLQELVSRDAGNYLILVEKILGKAKEVQEKCDYDLVTPLALLFYYAVLYAPHFPPGCDLLLKAASVYHSFLTWPVPYCDIFRELLTFISNELKAPGISFQRLVRTEQGLPVKNYQSSTVTVLLLNRSEVRSEFLSIAEKLSSSEQPQHATLVVLLEHLYQANFGTHCDLDSLHHLLKSKTLEELSEIYASAADAQEIAATSSDPVLARERLQSALRDIAGAASFPVITGEAQPRKLHTIPIPAARCYTYSWDQDNFDILNDVLSKECSVVEPMASENEEDEEEEEEEVETDGCSPERDSLLSPICTISKDSVYSVLSEEGSKPSRVSLFTTSKDSISELTVVSRKSLKSFVSSLKDCMDSGYAEDSDESSLDMVGRPELKVEKTHHKYRQTLTNKIYKLFKSKSQLVLRRDLKDCPDMGSLSLPLRRAESLCTPQAKHRIPARSRRAHSLPQHVLSQRLPAPLAPRCLSLHRRPFLSYDEDAKVSTLRVVVFGSDRISGKVARAYSNLRLKESTCPSLTRYFKLQFFYVPVKRSCLAPSTPLMHPSPSLGDPQLRSSAQVDHSLAGMESSTNDISHYIGMLDPWYERNVLGLMNLPMDVLCQSAKLEAEPQEDSQEQLPILADMILYYCRFATRPVLLQLYQTELTFIGGEKMTEVFIHSLELGHSAATRAIKASGPGSKRLGIDGDREAIPLTLQIAYSKTAISGRSHWNDVEKVCTSVNLSKACKKYEELASKTECLNLTMTEVVKRQNSKSKKSFNQQISVSQIKVDKVQIIGVQSSFAVCLDQDEQKILQSVTRCEISVCYKPRDSDPFALRRSSLPAQDPSEFHSLLCLPIATFSGPLP